A window from Cryobacterium sp. PAMC25264 encodes these proteins:
- a CDS encoding glycosyltransferase family 2 protein, whose product MQARVTAIIVARNGASHLERTLEALRQQTRQPDTVVAVDCGSSDATSDLLAAFGPTHFISADSSLSFGAAINAAVRVIGEPTGDHELLWLLAQDSAPEPGALQNLVGELEIAPSVAVAGPKIMEWVADDYIHDFGESMTPYGSTVTLVESELDQEQHDGMSDVLAVSAAGMLVRHTVWNRLGGFDPALPVVDDSLDFCVRVRLAGFRVSVVAAARVSSAGDGVAGPDGSSRGRARRRRVRAERAAQLHRRLVYAPAWALPVHWLSLIPLAFLRSIVDLLRKEPGAILGEFSAAFAAAFQGGRVRTARRRLAATRTLGWSAISSLRVSAAEVRRRHALTREAALTGARGDRPEIRFFSGGGAWTTLAAAAVGIAMLASLIGAQSLTGGGLLPLSATVGGLWSNVGYGWRDIGLGFVGAGDPFAVVLAILGTLSFWSPSFALVLLYLLALPLAAVGAWMAATRLTHRGAIRAIAAALWALSPAFLTAIAAGRPTAIIVHLLLPWLFFAAFAAARSWSASGSAALLFAAIVACAPSLAPALLVGWLLCVLVSGRSVMRFIGIPLPALALAIPLIWNQALRGNWLALLADPGVPVPTASVPVWQFILGFPSGDFGGWTHLLPVWGGDPSVAGYLVPILLIPIAVLALLSLLLLPGARGAAFALLTALLGLLTAILAGSLSVASVGSQAVGIWPGAGLSLYWLGIVGAVVFTARGLHRAAVAPLAVAAVALAVVALPLAAAIPLGTSAVQEGIGRIQPAFVTAEAAVDPRVGTLQIVAQPDGGILATIVRGTGDTLDVQATVNSTATTLTEEQTELATLAGNLASRSGLDATADLAKFGIRFVLLRPAAGTPASWGETAGISQAAADTTARTITSLDGNAALAPVGDTVFGQLWRSDAPADANANGTIPADPGGVFGLVTGIIALVVIGATILLSVPTGAGREAVRQAHRDAVRRASRLSKPVRPTRPARTPKPARIPRTKRPTGRRVRGSAAVESAVEQSAGETGEAPSPVLERNSSPDTDSAGSIGTDPSTDSTSPKDADHGH is encoded by the coding sequence ATGCAAGCCAGAGTCACCGCCATCATCGTCGCCCGCAACGGCGCCTCGCACCTCGAGCGAACTCTCGAGGCCCTCCGTCAGCAGACCCGCCAGCCGGACACCGTCGTCGCCGTCGACTGCGGATCGAGCGACGCCACCTCCGACCTGCTCGCCGCCTTCGGACCCACGCACTTCATCTCCGCGGACTCGTCTCTCTCGTTCGGGGCGGCCATCAACGCCGCCGTGCGCGTGATCGGCGAGCCCACCGGCGACCACGAACTGCTCTGGCTGCTCGCCCAGGACAGCGCCCCAGAGCCCGGCGCGCTGCAGAACCTGGTCGGGGAACTGGAGATCGCTCCCTCGGTGGCCGTGGCCGGGCCGAAGATCATGGAATGGGTCGCGGACGACTACATCCACGACTTCGGCGAGTCGATGACCCCGTACGGCTCCACGGTCACCCTCGTCGAGAGCGAACTCGACCAGGAACAACACGACGGCATGAGTGACGTGCTGGCCGTCAGCGCCGCCGGAATGCTCGTGCGGCACACGGTCTGGAACCGGCTCGGCGGCTTCGACCCCGCGCTGCCCGTCGTGGACGACTCCCTCGATTTCTGCGTGCGCGTGCGCCTGGCCGGTTTCCGCGTGTCCGTCGTCGCCGCCGCCAGGGTCAGCTCGGCCGGTGACGGCGTGGCCGGCCCTGACGGCTCCTCCCGCGGACGTGCCCGACGCCGGCGCGTGCGCGCCGAACGCGCCGCCCAATTGCATCGCCGACTGGTGTACGCCCCGGCCTGGGCCCTGCCCGTGCACTGGCTCTCCCTCATCCCGTTGGCGTTCCTGCGCTCCATCGTCGACCTGCTCCGCAAGGAGCCCGGCGCCATCCTGGGCGAATTCTCGGCCGCCTTCGCCGCCGCCTTCCAGGGCGGACGCGTGCGCACGGCCCGGCGCCGGCTCGCCGCGACCCGCACGCTGGGCTGGTCCGCCATCTCGTCGCTTCGGGTGTCGGCCGCCGAGGTGCGGCGTCGCCACGCCCTGACCCGGGAAGCCGCCCTCACCGGTGCGCGCGGCGACCGGCCCGAAATCCGGTTCTTCTCCGGCGGCGGAGCCTGGACCACCCTCGCAGCAGCAGCCGTCGGCATCGCCATGCTCGCATCCCTTATCGGCGCTCAGTCCCTCACCGGCGGGGGCCTGCTGCCGTTGTCGGCGACCGTCGGTGGACTGTGGTCGAACGTCGGCTACGGCTGGCGCGACATCGGCCTGGGATTCGTCGGCGCGGGCGACCCGTTCGCCGTCGTCCTGGCCATCCTCGGCACCCTCAGCTTCTGGTCACCGTCGTTCGCGCTCGTGCTTCTCTACCTTCTGGCGCTGCCGCTGGCCGCGGTCGGCGCCTGGATGGCCGCCACCCGGCTCACCCACCGCGGCGCGATCCGCGCCATCGCCGCCGCCCTTTGGGCGCTCTCGCCGGCATTCCTCACCGCCATCGCGGCGGGCCGCCCCACGGCCATCATCGTGCACCTGCTGTTGCCGTGGCTGTTCTTCGCCGCCTTCGCCGCCGCACGGTCCTGGTCGGCGTCCGGCTCGGCCGCGCTGCTCTTCGCCGCGATCGTGGCCTGTGCCCCGTCGCTCGCGCCCGCCCTGCTGGTGGGCTGGTTGCTCTGCGTGCTCGTCAGCGGGCGCAGTGTGATGCGGTTCATCGGCATCCCGCTTCCGGCTCTCGCGCTGGCCATCCCGCTGATCTGGAACCAGGCCCTGCGCGGTAACTGGTTGGCCCTGCTGGCCGATCCCGGTGTCCCTGTGCCCACCGCAAGCGTTCCGGTGTGGCAGTTCATCCTCGGCTTCCCGTCCGGCGACTTCGGCGGGTGGACCCACCTGCTGCCGGTGTGGGGTGGCGACCCGTCCGTGGCCGGCTACCTGGTCCCGATCCTGTTGATCCCCATCGCCGTGCTCGCGCTCCTGTCGCTGCTGCTGCTGCCCGGCGCACGTGGCGCGGCGTTCGCGTTGCTCACCGCCCTCCTCGGACTGCTCACGGCGATCCTCGCGGGGTCGCTGTCGGTCGCCTCGGTCGGCAGTCAAGCCGTGGGCATCTGGCCGGGCGCAGGTCTCAGCCTGTACTGGCTCGGAATTGTCGGCGCCGTTGTGTTCACCGCACGCGGCTTGCACCGCGCCGCCGTCGCCCCCCTCGCGGTGGCCGCGGTCGCGTTGGCCGTCGTGGCCCTGCCGCTGGCCGCCGCGATCCCGCTCGGCACCTCCGCCGTGCAGGAGGGCATCGGCCGCATCCAGCCGGCCTTTGTCACCGCCGAAGCTGCCGTCGACCCCAGGGTGGGCACCCTGCAGATCGTCGCCCAACCGGATGGCGGCATCCTCGCCACCATCGTGCGCGGCACCGGGGACACCCTCGACGTGCAGGCGACCGTCAACAGCACGGCCACGACGCTCACCGAGGAGCAGACCGAGCTGGCCACCCTTGCGGGCAACCTGGCCTCGCGGAGCGGCCTGGACGCCACCGCCGACCTGGCGAAGTTCGGCATCCGCTTCGTCCTGCTGCGGCCGGCCGCCGGCACACCCGCGTCGTGGGGCGAAACCGCCGGCATCAGCCAGGCGGCGGCGGACACGACGGCCCGCACCATCACCTCGCTCGACGGCAATGCGGCCCTGGCGCCCGTCGGTGACACCGTCTTCGGTCAGCTCTGGCGTTCGGATGCTCCCGCCGATGCCAACGCCAACGGAACGATCCCGGCCGACCCTGGCGGGGTCTTCGGACTCGTCACCGGCATCATCGCCCTCGTCGTCATCGGCGCGACGATCCTGCTCTCGGTGCCGACCGGTGCCGGCCGTGAGGCCGTGCGTCAGGCCCACCGCGACGCCGTTCGGCGCGCCTCGCGGCTGAGCAAACCGGTCAGACCCACCCGCCCGGCGCGCACTCCGAAGCCGGCGCGGATCCCGCGCACGAAGCGACCCACGGGCAGACGCGTGCGCGGATCCGCCGCAGTGGAGAGTGCCGTGGAGCAGAGCGCCGGCGAGACCGGCGAGGCACCGAGCCCCGTCCTCGAGCGAAACAGCAGCCCCGACACCGACAGCGCCGGCAGCATCGGCACCGATCCCAGCACCGACAGCACCAGCCCGAAGGATGCAGACCATGGCCACTAA
- a CDS encoding DUF5719 family protein, translating into MATKRRVAIIGVRLTAGLVGIAGVILAVGGAALVPWPSIVDVAPSTLVTPVASDQVRVCPGPLLTLAEDSSQAEAATSVGRYDTVYSARTQASDSTEVDVERSQLVAADNTQSDRDGGPLALSVPVEEGATDAPLVAGAQSQTVSSETVGGLAVAACTEASSDSWLVSGSTDVGRTSLVLLSNPTTVVASVNLTVYGEAGLVEAPGSTGILVQPGAQRIVSLAGLAPNLRSPVVRVQATGGQVASSLQQSVVRGIQPGGVELAGPTAGPSTTQIIPGVVVNDQQAADASVDAGAVSEDTPSVRILVPGSAAATVSVGVQSEDGTSTGTSLEVDIQAGVATEVPLSGVGAGNYTVRLSADQPLVAGAVTTTSGTISPDFTWSSAAATQDSDFLVAVAAGPSPALHLANTTGRDTALTLTPESGPASELTVPAGQSIVVPVEASARYLVEGGAGIAATVGYTGDGQSSAYALSPIGPMAAAIPVYSH; encoded by the coding sequence ATGGCCACTAAGCGCAGAGTGGCCATCATCGGCGTGCGGCTCACCGCCGGCCTCGTCGGCATCGCCGGCGTGATTCTCGCGGTCGGCGGAGCAGCCCTGGTGCCGTGGCCCAGCATCGTCGACGTCGCCCCCTCGACCCTCGTGACGCCGGTGGCCAGCGACCAGGTGCGGGTCTGCCCCGGGCCTCTCCTCACCCTCGCCGAGGACTCCAGCCAGGCAGAAGCCGCCACCTCCGTCGGCCGGTACGACACGGTCTACTCGGCGCGCACCCAGGCCTCTGACTCGACCGAGGTGGACGTGGAGCGCAGCCAGCTCGTGGCCGCCGACAACACGCAGAGCGACCGGGACGGCGGACCGCTGGCCCTCAGCGTCCCTGTCGAAGAAGGCGCCACCGACGCGCCGTTGGTCGCCGGTGCCCAGTCCCAGACGGTGTCGAGCGAGACCGTCGGCGGCCTCGCCGTCGCCGCGTGCACCGAAGCATCCAGCGATTCCTGGCTGGTCAGCGGTTCCACCGATGTGGGCCGCACCAGCCTGGTTCTCTTGAGCAATCCGACCACCGTCGTCGCGTCGGTCAACCTCACCGTGTACGGCGAGGCGGGACTCGTCGAGGCCCCCGGTTCCACCGGCATCCTCGTGCAGCCCGGCGCGCAACGCATCGTGTCCCTCGCCGGTCTGGCCCCCAACCTGCGCTCGCCCGTCGTGCGGGTGCAGGCCACCGGCGGCCAGGTGGCCTCGTCGCTGCAGCAGAGCGTGGTGCGCGGCATCCAGCCCGGCGGTGTCGAACTGGCCGGACCGACGGCAGGACCGTCGACCACCCAGATCATCCCCGGCGTCGTCGTGAACGACCAGCAGGCCGCCGACGCCTCGGTCGACGCCGGTGCCGTGTCCGAGGACACCCCGTCGGTGCGAATACTGGTTCCCGGCAGCGCCGCGGCCACTGTCAGCGTCGGCGTGCAGAGCGAGGACGGCACCTCGACAGGCACGTCGCTCGAGGTCGACATCCAGGCCGGCGTCGCCACAGAGGTGCCCCTCAGCGGAGTCGGAGCGGGCAACTACACCGTGCGCCTGAGCGCAGACCAGCCCCTCGTCGCCGGAGCGGTGACGACCACAAGCGGAACCATCAGCCCCGACTTCACTTGGTCGTCCGCGGCCGCCACCCAGGACAGCGACTTCCTGGTCGCGGTCGCCGCCGGGCCGTCCCCGGCCCTGCACCTGGCCAACACCACCGGCAGGGACACCGCACTCACCCTCACGCCCGAGAGCGGACCGGCCAGCGAACTGACCGTGCCCGCCGGGCAGTCCATCGTCGTGCCGGTCGAGGCATCCGCCCGATACCTCGTCGAGGGTGGAGCGGGCATCGCGGCCACGGTCGGCTACACCGGAGACGGCCAGTCCTCCGCCTACGCCCTGAGCCCGATCGGGCCGATGGCCGCCGCCATCCCGGTCTACTCGCACTGA
- a CDS encoding NAD(P)-dependent oxidoreductase: MTDTTIASPAAAAPHLLVTGGAGFIGGAVVEAALARGWRVRVLDSLRSDVHGGLPAADPRIQFLVGDVTDPGVVAHALAGIDVVCHQAAKVGLGVDFSDAPDYVHSNEVGTAVLLAGMATAGIDRLVLASSMVVYGEGSYRGSAGFTRPGPRLAADLDAGVFDPLDPSTGQPLEPLLVGEDDPLDPRNVYASSKLGQEYLATTWSRSTGGRAVALRYHNVYGPGMPQNTPYAGVASLFRSALQRGEAPTVFEDGRQRRDFVHVRDIASANLAAVDWTGPAPAGTFRAFNVGSGTVHTIGDMATALSAAANGPAPVVTGEYRLGDVRHITASSQRLRDELGWEPSMSFEAGMLEFATAPLRAAVL, encoded by the coding sequence GTGACAGACACCACCATCGCGAGCCCGGCCGCCGCCGCCCCGCACCTGCTCGTGACCGGAGGAGCCGGTTTCATCGGTGGCGCCGTCGTCGAGGCCGCTCTGGCCCGCGGCTGGCGGGTCCGCGTGCTCGACTCCCTCCGCAGCGACGTGCATGGCGGCCTACCCGCCGCCGACCCGCGGATCCAGTTCCTGGTCGGCGACGTCACCGACCCCGGCGTGGTTGCGCACGCTCTCGCCGGCATCGACGTGGTGTGCCACCAGGCCGCCAAGGTGGGTCTGGGCGTGGACTTCTCCGACGCTCCCGACTACGTGCACAGCAATGAGGTGGGCACGGCCGTCCTGCTGGCCGGCATGGCGACCGCCGGGATCGACCGCCTGGTGCTTGCCTCCTCGATGGTCGTATACGGGGAGGGCAGCTACCGCGGCTCCGCGGGCTTCACCCGCCCCGGCCCCCGGCTGGCTGCCGACCTCGACGCCGGCGTTTTCGATCCGCTCGACCCGTCGACCGGGCAGCCGCTCGAACCCCTGCTCGTCGGTGAGGACGACCCGCTGGACCCCCGCAATGTGTACGCGAGCAGCAAGCTGGGCCAGGAATACCTCGCGACGACGTGGAGCCGCAGCACGGGTGGTCGCGCCGTGGCCCTGCGCTACCACAACGTCTACGGACCGGGGATGCCGCAGAACACGCCGTACGCAGGAGTCGCCTCGCTGTTCCGCTCGGCGCTGCAGCGCGGCGAGGCGCCCACGGTGTTCGAGGACGGCCGCCAGCGCCGGGACTTCGTGCACGTGCGCGACATCGCGTCGGCCAACCTCGCCGCCGTCGACTGGACCGGACCGGCCCCTGCCGGCACCTTCCGGGCGTTCAACGTGGGCAGCGGCACCGTGCACACCATCGGCGATATGGCCACCGCGCTCAGCGCGGCCGCCAACGGCCCCGCCCCGGTCGTCACGGGCGAGTACCGGCTGGGGGATGTGCGGCACATCACCGCATCGTCCCAACGGCTGCGCGATGAGCTCGGCTGGGAGCCCTCGATGAGCTTCGAGGCCGGGATGCTCGAGTTCGCCACGGCACCCCTCCGTGCCGCGGTGCTATAA
- a CDS encoding cell wall metabolism sensor histidine kinase WalK: MTPYGMVSVVVIALSTAVIVGAAGLITLRLLARYSLVLQLLVVALATVVSVVSGMAAAASLMYVSAHDLTVFYFVAAAAGSVSLAMAGLLGRWIVRDSQYLTLAAASLGRGEPVASAERHSNNEFAALAGQLAATGERLQESRDREGRIEASRRELVAWISHDLRTPLAGIRAMAEALEDDMVEDPSRYYSQIRSQVDRLNGMVDDLFELSRIQTGTLRLTQETVALYDLISDTVADLGPVARAKSLDLRFEGAMGLSILADPRELSRAVGNLVMNAVQQSAPGSAIVVAVTEHADGRAAISVQDAAGGIDPADLPRVFDAGWRGSEPRTPDADLVHGRAGLGLAIVAGIVAAHQGEVTVRNIPGGCRFDVLLPRHAEAVPA; the protein is encoded by the coding sequence GTGACCCCGTACGGGATGGTGAGCGTGGTCGTGATCGCGCTCTCGACCGCCGTGATCGTCGGTGCGGCGGGCCTGATCACCCTGCGGCTGCTGGCGCGGTACTCCCTCGTTCTGCAGTTGCTCGTGGTCGCCCTGGCCACGGTGGTATCGGTGGTCAGCGGCATGGCGGCGGCCGCCTCACTCATGTACGTCTCGGCCCATGACCTCACGGTCTTCTACTTCGTGGCCGCCGCCGCGGGAAGCGTGTCGCTAGCAATGGCGGGGCTTCTCGGGCGCTGGATCGTGCGCGACAGCCAGTACCTCACACTCGCGGCGGCCAGCCTCGGCCGGGGCGAGCCGGTCGCTTCCGCTGAACGGCACAGCAATAACGAATTCGCTGCGCTGGCCGGCCAGCTCGCCGCGACCGGGGAACGCCTGCAGGAGTCCCGGGACAGAGAAGGCCGCATCGAGGCTTCCCGCCGGGAACTGGTCGCCTGGATCTCGCACGACCTGCGTACCCCACTGGCCGGCATCCGTGCCATGGCCGAGGCCCTCGAAGACGACATGGTCGAGGACCCCTCCCGGTACTACAGCCAGATTCGCAGCCAGGTGGACCGGCTGAACGGCATGGTCGATGATCTCTTCGAGCTGTCCCGCATCCAGACCGGAACCTTGCGCCTGACCCAGGAGACCGTGGCGCTGTACGACCTGATCAGCGACACCGTCGCCGATCTCGGTCCGGTCGCCAGGGCGAAATCGCTCGACCTGCGCTTCGAGGGCGCCATGGGCCTGTCGATCCTCGCGGATCCGCGGGAGTTGTCCCGCGCGGTGGGCAACCTGGTGATGAACGCGGTGCAGCAGTCGGCGCCCGGCAGCGCCATCGTGGTCGCGGTCACCGAGCACGCCGACGGGCGGGCCGCCATCTCGGTGCAGGATGCCGCGGGCGGGATCGACCCCGCCGACCTGCCCCGGGTGTTCGACGCCGGCTGGCGCGGGAGCGAACCACGCACCCCCGACGCCGACCTGGTGCACGGGCGGGCAGGCCTGGGTCTGGCGATCGTCGCCGGGATCGTGGCGGCGCACCAGGGCGAGGTCACGGTGCGGAACATCCCCGGCGGATGCCGCTTCGACGTCCTGCTACCGCGGCACGCCGAGGCCGTCCCGGCCTGA
- a CDS encoding response regulator transcription factor, with amino-acid sequence MTPPPPTGPPRADSERRILVIDDDPTVSEIVCRYLVAAGFTVEQAPDGQSGLNQAAATRPDLVVLDRMLPALDGIEVCMRIKAAWGTPVIMLTALDQEEDRIDGLEAGADDYLAKPFSPRELVLRVQSVLRRTVPEPVHDGAVDAGPFTLDLAAHEVRLNGEALVLTAREFDLLAYLIGHPHRALSREDLLKSVWGWDFGDLSTVTVHVRRLREKIEADPTQPLLLNTVWGVGYRFDPEPLVAAHADDRDDGARR; translated from the coding sequence GTGACTCCACCGCCCCCGACGGGCCCTCCCCGTGCCGACTCCGAACGCCGCATCCTGGTCATCGACGACGATCCGACGGTGTCCGAGATCGTCTGCCGCTACCTGGTGGCCGCCGGCTTCACTGTCGAGCAGGCTCCGGACGGCCAGAGCGGGCTCAACCAGGCGGCCGCGACGCGCCCCGACCTGGTCGTGCTCGACCGGATGCTGCCGGCCCTGGACGGCATCGAGGTCTGCATGCGGATCAAAGCGGCCTGGGGCACCCCGGTGATCATGCTCACCGCGCTCGACCAGGAGGAAGACCGGATCGACGGGTTGGAGGCCGGCGCCGACGACTACCTCGCCAAGCCGTTCTCCCCGCGCGAACTGGTTCTCCGGGTGCAGTCCGTGCTCCGGCGCACCGTGCCGGAGCCCGTGCACGACGGCGCCGTCGACGCCGGACCCTTCACACTGGACCTGGCCGCGCACGAGGTGCGCCTGAACGGCGAGGCCCTGGTGCTCACGGCTCGGGAGTTCGACCTGCTCGCGTACCTGATCGGGCATCCTCACCGCGCCCTGAGCCGGGAGGACCTGCTGAAATCGGTGTGGGGCTGGGACTTCGGGGATCTGTCCACGGTGACGGTGCACGTGCGGCGGTTGCGGGAGAAGATCGAGGCCGATCCCACCCAGCCCCTGCTCTTGAACACCGTCTGGGGCGTCGGCTACAGGTTCGACCCGGAGCCGCTGGTCGCCGCGCACGCCGACGACCGGGATGACGGAGCACGACGGTGA
- a CDS encoding glycosyltransferase family 2 protein has product MSEIRVDVVMPCLNEAGALPWLLARLPEGYRAIVVDNGSTDDSARIAEAAGALVVYEARRGFGAAAHAGLLHATAPIVAFCDADASMDPEDLPLVVDPVAAGEADLVLGRRRPTTAGSWPIHARIANSTLSWRLRRITGVNIYDLGPMRAARREDLLALDLQDRRSGYPLEVFLKAAARGWRIREVDTSYAPRVGRSKVTGTVRGTLTAVADMSRLLKEARK; this is encoded by the coding sequence ATGAGTGAGATTCGGGTCGACGTGGTCATGCCCTGCCTGAATGAGGCGGGTGCGCTGCCCTGGCTGCTGGCCCGGCTGCCGGAGGGCTACCGCGCCATCGTGGTGGACAACGGGTCGACGGATGATTCCGCGCGCATTGCCGAGGCGGCCGGCGCCCTTGTCGTCTACGAGGCCCGCCGCGGGTTCGGGGCGGCTGCGCACGCCGGGCTCCTGCATGCGACGGCGCCCATCGTGGCCTTCTGCGACGCGGACGCGTCGATGGACCCTGAGGACCTGCCCCTCGTGGTGGATCCGGTGGCCGCCGGAGAGGCCGATCTGGTGCTCGGCCGCAGACGTCCGACAACGGCCGGATCCTGGCCGATACACGCACGGATAGCCAATTCCACTCTTTCTTGGCGACTGCGCCGAATAACAGGTGTGAACATCTACGACTTGGGCCCGATGCGGGCCGCACGACGAGAGGACCTCCTGGCCCTCGATCTGCAGGACCGGCGCAGTGGCTATCCGCTCGAGGTCTTCCTGAAGGCGGCGGCGCGGGGCTGGCGCATCCGCGAGGTGGATACCTCGTACGCCCCACGGGTGGGGCGCAGCAAGGTGACCGGCACGGTGCGCGGCACCCTCACGGCCGTCGCCGACATGTCGAGACTGCTGAAGGAGGCCCGCAAATGA
- a CDS encoding DUF2064 domain-containing protein: MTTLIVIAKECLPGRVKTRLHPPLSFEQAAQLAAASLDDTFAAVAPLPATRRVLAFDGVVVPAAAAGYDVVPQIDGGLDERLGAIFDGCTEPTVLIGMDTPQITAELLARCSHRGPMTSTPGSGRPLTADSGPSPSALPTAT; encoded by the coding sequence ATGACCACCCTGATCGTGATCGCCAAGGAATGTCTGCCCGGCCGGGTGAAGACGCGCCTGCATCCCCCGCTCAGCTTCGAGCAGGCGGCCCAGTTGGCCGCCGCGAGCCTCGACGACACCTTCGCCGCCGTCGCGCCGTTGCCCGCCACCCGCCGGGTGCTGGCGTTCGACGGGGTGGTTGTACCGGCCGCCGCGGCCGGGTACGACGTCGTGCCGCAGATCGATGGTGGCCTTGATGAGCGTCTGGGAGCCATCTTCGACGGCTGCACCGAGCCCACCGTCCTGATCGGGATGGACACCCCGCAGATCACGGCCGAGTTGCTCGCCCGGTGTTCGCACCGTGGCCCGATGACGTCGACGCCTGGTTCGGGCCGGCCGCTGACGGCGGATTCTGGGCCCTCGCCCTCCGCGCTCCCGACGGCGACCTGA
- a CDS encoding DUF2064 domain-containing protein: MFAPWPDDVDAWFGPAADGGFWALALRAPDGDLIRGVPMSRSDTGARQLQRLRTAGLRVQMLPTLTDVDHIEDAFTVAALAPRGGFAQTLAGFDALQLSGVNR, encoded by the coding sequence GTGTTCGCACCGTGGCCCGATGACGTCGACGCCTGGTTCGGGCCGGCCGCTGACGGCGGATTCTGGGCCCTCGCCCTCCGCGCTCCCGACGGCGACCTGATCCGGGGCGTGCCGATGTCCCGGTCCGACACGGGCGCGCGTCAACTGCAGCGACTCCGCACCGCCGGCCTCCGGGTCCAGATGCTGCCGACCCTCACTGACGTGGACCACATCGAGGACGCGTTCACCGTCGCGGCGTTGGCCCCCCGAGGCGGCTTCGCCCAGACCTTGGCCGGTTTCGACGCCCTGCAGCTGAGCGGAGTGAACCGATGA
- a CDS encoding class I SAM-dependent methyltransferase translates to MTMLSARPGVPGTTTFGSGGAEPYAAALENESAVLYLRHATGRAAATMDAGRWSAAADDTDVQLLAGAAGPVLDIGCGPGRMVRAALAQGLAATGVDVSPTAVRIAAESGLTVLECSVFSSLPGEGDWGTALLLDGNIGIGGDIVALLGRCAELISSDGAVLVEVHPDAERDHAFDGTLEDAQGRTSAVFPWAEVGIGPLRARAGEAGLRVVQDWTSDGRWFARLVRT, encoded by the coding sequence ATGACCATGCTGTCGGCCCGTCCCGGCGTCCCCGGCACCACGACCTTCGGGTCGGGCGGCGCCGAACCGTACGCGGCGGCGTTGGAGAACGAATCGGCCGTGCTCTACCTGCGTCATGCCACAGGCAGGGCCGCGGCGACCATGGACGCCGGTCGCTGGAGCGCCGCCGCCGACGACACCGACGTGCAACTGCTCGCCGGTGCCGCCGGCCCCGTTCTCGACATCGGGTGCGGCCCCGGGCGGATGGTACGGGCCGCGCTGGCACAGGGCCTCGCCGCGACCGGCGTCGACGTGTCCCCCACGGCGGTGCGCATCGCCGCCGAGTCCGGTCTGACCGTGCTGGAGTGTTCGGTCTTTTCCTCGCTGCCGGGGGAGGGCGACTGGGGCACCGCCCTGTTGCTCGACGGCAACATCGGCATCGGTGGCGACATCGTCGCTCTGCTCGGCCGATGTGCCGAGCTCATCTCGTCAGATGGCGCCGTACTCGTCGAGGTGCACCCGGACGCCGAGCGCGACCACGCCTTCGACGGCACGCTGGAAGACGCTCAGGGGCGCACCAGTGCGGTCTTCCCGTGGGCCGAGGTGGGCATCGGTCCGCTCCGAGCCCGGGCCGGCGAGGCCGGGCTGCGGGTGGTTCAGGACTGGACGAGCGACGGACGGTGGTTCGCCCGCCTGGTGCGCACGTAA